A segment of the Vibrio sp. YMD68 genome:
TGAAGCACTAACGGCTGCTGGTTTGATAGCTCTGTTTTGCACCGTTTCACACATTCTACGGCATAATGGATGAGTATAATGGGGCCAGTTTGGTCCCTTTTATTTTTATGCGGTAGAAAACACTTCACCGAGTCTGTTAGTACGTTTGTTCAAAGGGAAAAACGAGCTGTTCCGTACTAAATCCAGCTTTTTCAGCAATGCGTAAATATTTGTTCATTTTGTACTCAGGTAGCGCGTTGGTTCTCGACAGTAACCAGAATTCATTTGCGCCACTGGCTACCATGGCCGTTGAGTAGTCGTCTTCAAGATAGAAGACCACGTAGCTTCCATAAAATGGGCCAGAGAAAGAAACATGCAGATGACCGGTGTTGTCGTCGGCCAGTTTGGCCTTGCCGATGGCTTCTTTCCATTGGTGATCTTCTTCGCTCCAGCCACTGTTGACCACTTTGATGCTTCCATCATCATCAATCGTATATTGCGTTCGACTGTGGGTTAATCCCTGATCAAAGCGATGATCTAATCTGGCAACTTCATACCACGTCCCTAAATAAGCGGCAATATCGAATTCTTCTACTGGCAATAAGTATCGAGAAATACTGCCGCACCCAACAAGTAAAGTGCTTGATAAACCGATGACTAGAGCAATTATATGATGTTTCATAACCCGTTCCTCGCCTGCTTGATGGTGTGTATATCAATGTCTATGCATTATTAGCGCCAGTCCGATGGGCCAGTTCGTTAAGGACGAAATTAGGATTTGAACACAATAAAAGACCTAGATGCCTACTGTGTGAAAGGATATTACAGATATGTAATCAAGTTAGTCGTTGAGTGTCAGTAACACTGAGCCGGTAGAGTGTTAGCGTGTTAAGGGTACAAGCAAGTGAAAGAGCAGTAATGCTAGTGAATGCATAATCAGTTGCAAGATCTGTATATTTACCGACCTGAATCTCTACCCCTTTAGGGTAGTTTAAATTCGTAATTGATTTACATCATATGTTAATTTTCTTTCACAAATGACAATGCACTCAGTTAAGCAGCCAGGCATGAATTGACTTGGGCGCGAAAAAATTAACCGCCAGGAATTGTTATGAGCAAGATGAAGCTAGTCGTAATCGGTAATGGGATGGTCGGCCATCGCTATATCGAAGATTTGGTCGAGAAAACTGATGTGTCTAATATGGATATCACGGTTTTTTGTGAAGAGCCCCGCGTCGCCTATGACCGTGTCCACCTTTCTTCTTATTTTTCACACCACACTGCAGACGAACTTTCTTTAGTGAAAGAAGGCTTCTATGAGAAGCACGGCATTAATATGCTGATCGGCGAACGTGCTATCAACGTAAACCGAGAGAAAAAGACGGTTTATTCAAGCACTGGTCGTGAAATTCAATACGACAAACTGATTCTTGCAACAGGCTCATACCCATTTGTTCCGCAAATCAAAGGTAACGAGAGCAAAGACTGCTTTGTTTATCGTACGATTGAAGACTTAAAAGCCATTGAAGCGACGGCAAAGAACTCTAAATCTGGTGTTGTTATTGGTGGTGGCTTACTTGGCCTTGAAGCAGCAGGCGCACTGAAAGCACTCGGTGTTACCACGCACGTGGTTGAGTTTGCTCCTAAGTTAATGGCTGAGCAGCTTGATCAAGCGGGTGGCGATCAACTTCGCCAAAAAATCGAGCGCATGGGCGTCAATGTCCATACGAGCAAGAACACACTAGAGATAGCGCCTGAAGGCAAAGAAGCACGTAATGTGATGCGCTTTTCTGATGGTACGGAGCTCGAAACTGATTTCATCGTCTTTTCAGCCGGCATTCGCCCACAAGACAAACTGGCTCGTCAAATGGGCCTAGGCATTGCACCTCGTGGCGGTATCGAGATTAACGATCACTGTCAGACGACAGACCAAGATATCTACGCGATTGGTGAGTGTGCATCTTGGAATCAGACGTTCTATGGCCTAGTGGCTCCGGGCTATAAAATGGCGACCGTTGCTGTCGACCACATCCTGGGTAACGAGAGTACCTTTGAAGGGGCTGATATGTCTGCGAAGCTGAAACTTCTAGGCGTAAAAGTCGGGTCCATTGGTGATGCGAATGGTCGTACGCCTGGCTGTAAGAGCTACGTTTACCAAAATGAAGAGCAAGAAGTTTACAAACGTTTGATTGTTTCTGAAGACAACAAGAAACTTATTGGCGCGGTAATGGTTGGGGATACATCGGATTACGGCGACCTTCTTCAACTGATGCTCAATGAAATTGACCTACCAGAACATCCAGACGCGCTTATTTTACCCGCGCATGCTGGAGCAGAAAAACCCACACTTGGTGCAGATTCTCTACCCGAGTCAGCGGTTATCTGCTCTTGTTTCGATGTGACCAAGGGAAAGATTTCACAAGCGGTTGCTGATGGTCACCATACGATTGGTGATATTAAGGCGGTGACGGGCGCAGGCACTGGTTGTGGTGGTTGTATTCCACTTGTCACGTCGGTGCTCAATGCTGAGCTTGCAAAGGCAGGAGTGGAAGTTAAGAACGATGTGTGTGAGCACTTTGCGTATTCTCGTCAAGAGCTATTCCACCTTATTCGCATTGAAGAAATCAAAACATTCGATGAACTACTAGAGAAGTACGGTAAAGGTTACGGCTGTGAAGTGTGTAAACCTCTTGCTGGCTCTATCCTTGCGTCATGCTGGGGTGAGCACATTCTTAAGCCTGAACTCGTGAAGCTTCATGATACCAATGACAACTTTCTCGGTAACATTCAAAAAGACGGAACATACTCGGTCATTCCTCGAATGGCTGGTGGCGAAGTCACACCTAAAGCTTTGTCTGTTCTTGCTGAGGTCGCTGCTGAATACAACTTATACACCAAGATTACAGGCGCTCAGCGTATCGGCCTGTTTGGGGCGCAGAAAGATGACTTACCGGCAATCTGGAAGAAGTTAATCGCGGCAGGCTACGAAACCGGTCAAGCGTATGCGAAAGCCCTGCGTATGGCGAAAACATGTGTCGGCTCAACTTGGTGTCGCTATGGCGTTCAAGATTCTGTTGGCCTAGGTGTGATGATTGAAAATCGTTATAAAGGGATCCGTACGCCGCATAAAATGAAGTTTGGCGTCTCTGGTTGTACTCGTGAATGTGCAGAAGCTCAGGGTAAAGACTTAGGTATCATTGCGACAGATGCGGGTTGGAACATGTATGTGTGCGGTAACGGTGGGATGAAACCACGTCATGCTGACTTACTGGCAAGCGACTTGGACCAAGAAACATTAATCAAGTACATCGACCGATTCATGATGTTCTACATTCGCACCGCTGCGCCACTGCAACGCACATCGGTATGGATGGAAAATCTAGAGGGTGGGGTAGATTACCTACGTGATGTTATTGTCGACAATAAGCTCGGTATCAATGATCAATTGGAAGCGGATGTTGCATCTTTAGTCGGAAATTTCCGCTGTGAGTGGACAGATACCATCAATGATGAATCTCAGTTAAAACGTTTTTCTCACTTTATCAATTCGGATTTACGTGATGATAACGTTGTGTTTGTTGAAGCGCGTGAGCAGCACCGTCCTGCAACATTTACTGAGAAGTATCCAGAATTAAAAGGCGACATCTTACATGTGGCGCTGACTGAAACTCACTAATTGAAACTCACTTACCGAAATCATAGCGGAGAAATAATCATGGCAATCAACAAAGCAACATTTCAAAAAGTGTGTGAGATTACCGATATCATTCCTGGAACGGGTGTGTGTGCCTTGTTTAACGGTGAGCAGGTCGCTGTTTTTCGACCTACTGACGCTCTAAAAGTCCTGGCAATCAGTAACCACGACCCTTTTGCCTGTGCCAATGTATTGTCGCGCGGCCTAATTTGTCAGCATCAAGATGAACTGTGGGTAGCAAGCCCATTGAAAAAACAGCGTTTCAACCTAACAACAGGCGTTTGCTTGGAAGACGAAAGCTTCAATGTGAAAGCGTACAAAGCCCGAGTAGACAATGGCGCAGTAGAGCTTTCAGCATAAACGGTTAC
Coding sequences within it:
- a CDS encoding lipocalin family protein produces the protein MKHHIIALVIGLSSTLLVGCGSISRYLLPVEEFDIAAYLGTWYEVARLDHRFDQGLTHSRTQYTIDDDGSIKVVNSGWSEEDHQWKEAIGKAKLADDNTGHLHVSFSGPFYGSYVVFYLEDDYSTAMVASGANEFWLLSRTNALPEYKMNKYLRIAEKAGFSTEQLVFPFEQTY
- the nirB gene encoding nitrite reductase large subunit NirB, which codes for MSKMKLVVIGNGMVGHRYIEDLVEKTDVSNMDITVFCEEPRVAYDRVHLSSYFSHHTADELSLVKEGFYEKHGINMLIGERAINVNREKKTVYSSTGREIQYDKLILATGSYPFVPQIKGNESKDCFVYRTIEDLKAIEATAKNSKSGVVIGGGLLGLEAAGALKALGVTTHVVEFAPKLMAEQLDQAGGDQLRQKIERMGVNVHTSKNTLEIAPEGKEARNVMRFSDGTELETDFIVFSAGIRPQDKLARQMGLGIAPRGGIEINDHCQTTDQDIYAIGECASWNQTFYGLVAPGYKMATVAVDHILGNESTFEGADMSAKLKLLGVKVGSIGDANGRTPGCKSYVYQNEEQEVYKRLIVSEDNKKLIGAVMVGDTSDYGDLLQLMLNEIDLPEHPDALILPAHAGAEKPTLGADSLPESAVICSCFDVTKGKISQAVADGHHTIGDIKAVTGAGTGCGGCIPLVTSVLNAELAKAGVEVKNDVCEHFAYSRQELFHLIRIEEIKTFDELLEKYGKGYGCEVCKPLAGSILASCWGEHILKPELVKLHDTNDNFLGNIQKDGTYSVIPRMAGGEVTPKALSVLAEVAAEYNLYTKITGAQRIGLFGAQKDDLPAIWKKLIAAGYETGQAYAKALRMAKTCVGSTWCRYGVQDSVGLGVMIENRYKGIRTPHKMKFGVSGCTRECAEAQGKDLGIIATDAGWNMYVCGNGGMKPRHADLLASDLDQETLIKYIDRFMMFYIRTAAPLQRTSVWMENLEGGVDYLRDVIVDNKLGINDQLEADVASLVGNFRCEWTDTINDESQLKRFSHFINSDLRDDNVVFVEAREQHRPATFTEKYPELKGDILHVALTETH
- the nirD gene encoding nitrite reductase small subunit NirD — protein: MAINKATFQKVCEITDIIPGTGVCALFNGEQVAVFRPTDALKVLAISNHDPFACANVLSRGLICQHQDELWVASPLKKQRFNLTTGVCLEDESFNVKAYKARVDNGAVELSA